The following coding sequences are from one Eleginops maclovinus isolate JMC-PN-2008 ecotype Puerto Natales chromosome 13, JC_Emac_rtc_rv5, whole genome shotgun sequence window:
- the tspan13b gene encoding tetraspanin-13b: MGCSGFTCSKQCLCALNILYVMVSLLMIGIAAWGKWFGLVSSFQVVGGIIAVGVFLFFVAGAGLIGAMKHHQVLLFFYMIVLFMVFIVQFSVSSACLAINREQQDQLLEVGWNNSRSTQRDVEKSLNCCGFRQLEPNRTCDAACFPNHSCLPCAEKIQEHAGEVLRFVGGIGLFFSFTEILGVWLTYHYRNQKDPRANPSAFL; the protein is encoded by the exons ATGGTGAGCCTGCTGATGATCGGCATCGCGGCGTGGGGGAAGTGGTTCGGGCTGGTCTCCAGTTTCCAGGTCGTGGGGGGCATCATAGCGGTGGGGGTCTTCCTCTTCTTCGTGGCCGGGGCAGGCCTGATCGGAGCCATGAAGCATCACCAGGTCCTGCTCTTCTTC TACATGATCGTCCTGTTCATGGTGTTCATCGTGCAGTTCTCTGTGTCCAGCGCCTGCCTGGCCATCAACAGGGAGCAACAG gaccAGCTGCTGGAGGTGGGCTGGAATAACTCCCGCAGCACTCAGAGGGACGTGGAGAAGAGCCTCAACTGCTGTGGCTTCAGACAGCTAGAGCCCAACCGCACCTGTGACGCT GCGTGTTTCCCCAACCACTCGTGTCTGCCCTGTGCAGAGAAGATCCAGGAACATGCAGGGGAGGTGCTCCGCTTCGTGGGAGGCATCGGACTCTTTTTCAGCTTTACTGAG ATTCTGGGAGTGTGGCTGACGTACCACTACAGGAACCAGAAGGACCCTCGAGCTAACCCCAGTGCTTTCCTGTGA